One window from the genome of Salvia splendens isolate huo1 chromosome 9, SspV2, whole genome shotgun sequence encodes:
- the LOC121749439 gene encoding uncharacterized protein LOC121749439, whose protein sequence is MWDSLIEFIGDDQPALVSGDLNCVTAPEERKRDRVSTEYKMKDPIDTCALLGLSDVPYTGCNFTWTNGTTFSKIDRVLANAAWHDSRFLASTIFSPTGAHSDHSPAITTLFEDIVSFPKPFKFFNFWTNHAGYGPLVEEKWTENFSGTAQYILAGKRKAFKQHLKNFNFKETSFISIRAKNATDELERLQIQLDADTSNRGLQARIKILKLEANSWGLWERQVFSQKAKLKHLLLSDRNTSFFHSLVNKNIALNYVAFVCGDNG, encoded by the coding sequence ATGTGGGACTCGTTGATCGAGTTCATTGGAGATGATCAACCAGCGCTCGTGAGTGGGGATCTCAATTGTGTAACGGCACCAGAGGAAAGGAAAAGGGACAGAGTGTCCACAGAATACAAAATGAAAGACCCTATTGACACTTGTGCATTGTTGGGTCTTTCAGACGTACCATATACTGGGTGCAATTTCACCTGGACAAACGGTACAACATTCAGCAAAATTGATCGAGTTCTTGCCAATGCGGCATGGCACGATTCAAGATTCCTGGCATCCACTATATTTAGTCCCACTGGAGCACACTCGGACCATTCCCCGGCAATCACTACTCTTTTTGAAGATATAGTATCATTCCCGAAACCTTTCAAGTTCTTTAATTTCTGGACTAACCATGCAGGGTATGGCCCCTTAGTGGAGGAAAAATGGACGGAAAACTTTAGTGGCACGGCCCAATATATCCTTGCCGGGAAAAGAAAGGCCTTCAAGCAGCACCTTAAGAACTTCAATTTCAAAGAGACAAGCTTTATCTCAATTCGAGCAAAGAATGCTACTGATGAGCTCGAGAGGCTGCAGATCCAACTTGATGCAGACACTTCCAATAGGGGATTGCAGGCAAGGatcaaaattctaaaattagagGCAAATTCTTGGGGTCTATGGGAGAGGCAAGTCTTTAGCCAAAAAGCAAAACTGAAACATTTGCTTCTCAGTGATCGCAACACTTCATTCTTCCACTCACTCGTCAACAAGAATATTGCCCTCAATTACGTCGCCTTCGTGTGTGGGGACAATGGCTAG